From Uloborus diversus isolate 005 chromosome 8, Udiv.v.3.1, whole genome shotgun sequence, a single genomic window includes:
- the LOC129227440 gene encoding E3 ubiquitin-protein ligase RING2-like, with translation MSCSDTQTSNKTWELSLYELHRTPQEVITDTTEIAVSPRSLHSELMCPICLDMLKNTMTTKECLHRFCQECIITALRSGNKECPTCRKKLISKRSLRPDPNFDMLISKIYPSRDEYEALQERVIASLNKKHNHALAHSIEEGMRIQALNRAQRVRKNAPEEPNDNNNNSNASTTNPATTVNSSAVSANENSNSMTAPLTTSPPVPTPPPRQTPTPGSSSDANSSQPQQPRKRLKTLSENESVGSGVDQENDNDLAEESTEGTNQDIETEGPSESSVNEIELVFKPYPHDRDDHEPTYAQVRYIKTTANATVDHLSKYLAMRFALDKQDELGSEAPTEISPFSIYIAVTPGQFSLLDGNVTLDQVNEKFWKVNKPLEMFYSFKKP, from the exons ATGTCTTGTTCGGACACTCAAACTTCGAACAAAACATGGGAATTAAGTTTGTACGAGCTCCACAGGACACCTCAAGAAGTAATAACAGACACGACAGAAATAGCGGTTTCTCCAAGAAGTTTGCATAGCGAATTAATGTGCCCAATCTGTCTCGATATGTTGAAAAATACCATGACAACAAAAGAGTGTTTGCATAGATTCTGCCAGGAATGCATCATAACTGCTTTGAGAAGTGGTAATAAAGAATGCCCTACAtgtagaaaaaaactaatatcaAAAAGATCCTTACGACCAGATCCAAATTTTGAcatgttaatttctaaaatttatccgAGCCGTGACGAGTATGAAGCACTTCAGGAGCGTGTCATTGCGTcgttaaataaaaaacataatcaTGCTCTCGCTCATAGCATAGAAGAAGGAATGAGAATTCAGGCGCTTAATAGAGCCCAAAGAGTTAGAAAAAATGCTCCCGAGGAACCTAATGACAATAATAACAATAGCAATGCCAGTACTACTAATCCTGCAACTACAGTAAATAGCAGCGCTGTTAGTGCTAATGAAAATAGTAACAGTATGACAGCTCCACTTACCACTTCCCCACCTGTTCCAACGCCCCCTCCCCGTCAAACCCCTACTCCTGGTAGTTCGAGCGATGCAAACTCCTCACAGCCACAACAGCCAAGGAAACGTTTGAAAACTCTTTCTGAAAATGAAAGTGTTGGTTCTGGTGTGGATCAAGAAAATGACAATGACCTCGCTGAGGAAAGTACAGAAGGCACTAATCAAGACATTGAGACAGAGGGCCCTTCGGAATCTTCCGTCAATGAAATTGAACTTGTTTTTAAACCTTATCCACATGACAGGGATGATCACGAACCAACTTATGCTCAAGTCCGGTACATCAAAACGACAGCCAATGCTACAG TGGATCATCTCTCAAAATATTTGGCTATGAGATTTGCTTTAGACAAGCAAGATGAATTAGGCTCAGAAGCTCCAACTGAAATTTCTCCATTTTCCATCTACATCGCTGTTACTCCGGGACAATTTTCTTTGCTTGATGGAAATGTCACTCTTGACCAGgtgaatgaaaaattttggaaaGTTAACAAACCTCTTGAAATGTTCTACTCTTTCAAGAAACCATGA